One genomic region from Sphingobacterium sp. UGAL515B_05 encodes:
- a CDS encoding thioredoxin family protein, protein MKHFQKIYVLLILFFYPLCSQGQERINWIDFTELDSLLAVSPRETLLFIHTDWCSYCRKMEQEIFTKKEIAQLINKRYYAVHLDAESIQDIAFDLSIWKPLSKRKKTGQYHPLALQLLQGRKMIFPTLLRFDREFRLKSIQQKYLNSKELAVFLE, encoded by the coding sequence ATGAAGCATTTCCAAAAAATATATGTGCTATTGATCCTATTCTTTTATCCGCTCTGTTCTCAAGGACAGGAGCGGATAAATTGGATTGATTTTACGGAACTGGACTCACTCTTGGCCGTTTCCCCTCGCGAAACACTCCTCTTTATTCATACAGATTGGTGCAGCTATTGCCGGAAAATGGAACAGGAAATCTTTACAAAAAAGGAGATTGCCCAATTAATCAACAAGCGCTATTACGCCGTTCATTTAGATGCAGAATCTATCCAAGACATTGCTTTTGACCTTAGTATATGGAAGCCCTTAAGCAAAAGAAAGAAAACAGGACAATACCATCCTTTAGCTTTGCAATTGTTACAAGGGAGAAAAATGATCTTCCCAACTCTCCTACGTTTTGATCGTGAATTTCGTCTAAAAAGCATACAACAAAAATACCTGAATTCAAAGGAGTTAGCTGTTTTTTTAGAATAA